Proteins from one Thermococcus sp. M36 genomic window:
- a CDS encoding ferritin, whose amino-acid sequence MLSERMLKALNEQLNRELYSAYLYFSMAAYFEDMNLEGFANWMKAQAEEELGHALRFYNYIYDRNGRVELKAVQEPPKEWDSPLAAFEAAYEHEQFITRHIHELAALAEEEKDYSTRAFLEWFINEQVEEEANVKKIVDKLKFAKDSPQVIFMLDQELGQRQPQLPGLLLQAGG is encoded by the coding sequence ATGCTGAGCGAGAGGATGCTGAAGGCCCTCAACGAGCAGCTGAACAGGGAGCTGTATTCGGCGTACCTGTACTTCTCGATGGCGGCCTATTTTGAGGACATGAACCTGGAGGGATTTGCGAACTGGATGAAGGCCCAGGCCGAGGAGGAGCTCGGACACGCACTCAGGTTCTACAACTACATATACGACCGCAACGGCAGGGTCGAGCTCAAGGCCGTCCAGGAGCCGCCCAAGGAGTGGGACTCCCCGCTGGCGGCGTTTGAGGCTGCCTACGAGCACGAGCAGTTCATAACCAGACACATACACGAGCTCGCTGCCCTTGCTGAGGAGGAGAAGGATTATTCAACGAGGGCCTTCCTCGAGTGGTTCATCAACGAGCAGGTCGAGGAGGAGGCAAACGTCAAGAAGATCGTCGATAAACTCAAGTTCGCCAAGGACAGCCCGCAGGTCATATTCATGCTCGATCAGGAGCTCGG
- the thiI gene encoding tRNA uracil 4-sulfurtransferase ThiI, whose product MIIVRYGEIGIKGGKRREFERKLAENIGKALRRKGIEGKTKIIRGRILVDVPDEAAEIIAKVPGVVSVSPARVMEYEEIPAYLKEALKDYNPRSFRVDTRRLDKTFLKTSMEVNREIGAFVVENFGWKVDLENPELTIGIEIIGGKAYVFFEKIPGVGGLPVGTQGKVVVLLSGGIDSPVAAFLMLKRGAEVIALHFDQGLNARNVVERVVDILEDYSPEPIELIVENHFEVLKPYVSALARAKLREWTCVVCKVAMLRRAAEIAREKGALGIVTGDSLGQVASQTLANLYFETMSVRFPVHRPLLGMDKEEIVAIARRIGTYEAFLEYPYCDCPFRPERVVTSGKLEQFQRVLEALDREGVV is encoded by the coding sequence GTGATAATAGTCCGCTACGGCGAGATAGGCATCAAGGGCGGAAAGAGAAGGGAGTTCGAGAGGAAGTTAGCGGAGAACATCGGGAAGGCGCTGAGGAGAAAGGGGATTGAGGGGAAGACAAAAATAATCCGGGGCAGGATCCTCGTCGATGTCCCAGACGAGGCGGCTGAAATAATCGCCAAAGTGCCCGGTGTGGTTTCCGTCTCCCCCGCGAGGGTGATGGAGTACGAGGAGATTCCCGCCTACCTGAAGGAGGCCCTCAAGGACTACAACCCAAGAAGCTTCAGGGTGGACACCCGGAGGCTCGACAAGACCTTCCTCAAGACCTCCATGGAGGTAAACCGCGAGATTGGGGCCTTTGTCGTCGAGAACTTTGGCTGGAAGGTCGATCTGGAGAATCCTGAGCTTACGATAGGCATTGAGATCATCGGCGGAAAGGCCTACGTCTTCTTTGAGAAGATACCCGGAGTGGGCGGCCTGCCGGTTGGGACGCAGGGCAAAGTCGTCGTCCTGCTAAGCGGGGGCATAGACTCACCGGTCGCGGCCTTCCTCATGCTCAAGCGCGGGGCGGAGGTAATAGCCCTCCACTTCGACCAGGGGCTCAACGCTAGGAACGTGGTGGAGAGGGTCGTTGACATACTGGAGGACTACTCGCCGGAGCCGATAGAACTTATAGTAGAGAACCACTTCGAGGTGCTCAAGCCCTACGTCTCGGCACTGGCCAGGGCGAAGCTCCGCGAGTGGACGTGCGTCGTCTGCAAGGTGGCCATGCTCAGGAGGGCGGCAGAGATAGCGAGGGAAAAAGGCGCCCTCGGCATAGTGACCGGAGACAGCCTCGGTCAGGTCGCCAGCCAGACCCTTGCCAATCTCTACTTCGAGACCATGAGCGTCCGCTTCCCGGTTCACCGGCCGCTCCTCGGCATGGACAAGGAAGAGATAGTGGCGATAGCCAGGAGGATAGGAACCTACGAGGCTTTCTTGGAGTACCCCTACTGCGACTGCCCGTTCCGGCCTGAGAGGGTTGTGACCAGCGGAAAACTTGAGCAGTTCCAGCGGGTTCTGGAGGCCCTTGATAGGGAGGGTGTGGTATGA
- a CDS encoding ThiF family adenylyltransferase, which yields MQVGMDFSRHFPIIGIEGQRRLGESTVAVVGAGALGSWEVYFLHKLGVGKIIVIDRDFVDESDLPRTMYTKEDVGKPKVEVLKERFGVIGHFEDLNPGTVNLLDEADLIIDGTDNIYTRQVINDYAVKNNKPWIYVGVLSTYGNVMPIIPGKTACFRCLMPKLPERPMPTCAVAGIMSYVPTFAASLAVALAAKILLGEEVKSELIFFDLRSMDFERVEIPRRDDCPACSLRKFEFLEKKIKIERLCDGSIQVTPPVRMSVDFDELEKRLEKLGIEVLKTSQFIQFEDDYLEILIFQGGRMVIRGVEDENEAKNIFARYLGG from the coding sequence ATGCAGGTGGGAATGGACTTTTCGAGGCACTTCCCGATCATAGGCATCGAGGGACAAAGGAGGCTGGGCGAGAGCACGGTAGCGGTGGTTGGGGCTGGAGCCCTGGGCAGCTGGGAGGTCTACTTCCTCCACAAGCTCGGCGTGGGAAAGATAATCGTCATAGACAGGGATTTCGTTGACGAGAGCGACCTCCCGAGAACCATGTACACCAAGGAGGACGTCGGAAAGCCGAAGGTGGAAGTCCTCAAGGAGCGCTTTGGAGTAATCGGCCACTTCGAGGATTTAAACCCCGGAACGGTTAACCTTCTTGATGAGGCTGACCTCATAATCGACGGGACGGACAACATATACACGAGACAGGTGATAAACGACTACGCAGTCAAAAACAACAAGCCGTGGATATACGTGGGCGTTCTCTCCACTTACGGCAATGTGATGCCGATAATCCCTGGAAAAACAGCGTGCTTCCGGTGTCTGATGCCCAAACTCCCCGAGAGGCCGATGCCCACCTGCGCGGTGGCGGGGATAATGAGCTACGTCCCCACCTTTGCGGCATCTCTAGCCGTTGCACTGGCGGCAAAGATACTCCTCGGTGAGGAAGTGAAGAGCGAGCTGATATTCTTTGACCTCCGGAGCATGGACTTCGAGAGGGTCGAGATACCGAGGAGGGACGACTGTCCGGCATGCTCCCTCAGAAAGTTCGAGTTCTTAGAGAAGAAAATCAAGATAGAGCGCCTCTGCGACGGTTCGATACAGGTCACGCCGCCGGTCAGAATGAGCGTAGACTTCGATGAGCTTGAAAAGCGCCTCGAAAAGCTCGGAATCGAGGTACTCAAGACGAGCCAGTTCATCCAGTTCGAGGACGACTACCTTGAGATCCTCATTTTCCAGGGCGGCAGGATGGTGATACGGGGCGTCGAGGACGAGAACGAGGCCAAGAACATCTTCGCCCGCTACCTGGGTGGTTGA
- a CDS encoding bifunctional 2-polyprenyl-6-hydroxyphenol methylase/3-demethylubiquinol 3-O-methyltransferase UbiG — MHRFNPGHAHVLDSEWRRRVFPPEDVVGFALSAGVRRRTAVDVGAGTGYLTVPLARAFQRVYAIEASPKMAEILKRRIEDEKLDNVEVVITERPPDIGDFDLVVFSSVLHEMENPREYLRWAGKAFVLVAEWKKEPMPFGPPIHERLSPEDVIRLAGSLEVVRYRELPYHYLMLLKPKT; from the coding sequence ATGCATCGGTTCAATCCCGGGCACGCTCATGTACTGGACTCGGAGTGGAGACGGAGGGTTTTTCCACCGGAGGATGTCGTCGGGTTCGCCCTAAGTGCCGGAGTCCGAAGGAGGACGGCTGTGGACGTCGGGGCCGGCACAGGGTACCTAACCGTGCCCCTGGCGAGGGCGTTCCAACGGGTTTATGCCATCGAAGCAAGTCCAAAAATGGCGGAGATTCTGAAAAGAAGAATCGAAGACGAAAAGCTGGATAACGTCGAGGTGGTGATCACAGAGAGGCCGCCGGATATAGGCGACTTCGACCTTGTGGTCTTCTCAAGTGTCCTGCATGAGATGGAGAACCCGCGGGAGTACCTCCGCTGGGCGGGGAAGGCGTTTGTCCTCGTTGCGGAGTGGAAGAAAGAACCTATGCCCTTCGGGCCGCCTATCCACGAGAGGCTCTCACCTGAGGACGTGATCAGACTTGCCGGGAGTTTGGAGGTTGTCAGATACCGGGAACTCCCCTACCACTACCTGATGCTCCTGAAGCCGAAAACGTGA
- a CDS encoding nitroreductase family protein, protein MEFFEVLRKRRSVRRFQDRPVPRELVEKLLEAAFLSPSSFNRRPWHFIVVDEEEKLKALSKAKLGASGLATAPLAIVITADESRSDVWIEDASIAAEHIQLTSFALGLSSFWVQIRNRMHGEGKTAEEYVRELLGIPENYRVLCIIGIGYPAENKPPHGDEVFEWEKVSRNRFGKPWR, encoded by the coding sequence ATGGAGTTCTTTGAAGTCCTTCGAAAGAGGAGGAGTGTTAGGCGGTTCCAGGACAGGCCCGTGCCACGGGAGCTTGTGGAGAAGCTCCTTGAGGCAGCTTTCCTCTCGCCCAGCTCGTTCAACAGGAGGCCCTGGCACTTCATAGTGGTGGACGAGGAGGAAAAGCTGAAGGCCCTCTCGAAGGCGAAGCTTGGCGCTTCCGGCCTCGCAACGGCACCGCTGGCGATAGTTATTACGGCGGACGAGAGCAGAAGCGACGTCTGGATAGAGGACGCGAGTATAGCGGCGGAGCACATCCAGCTCACTTCGTTTGCCCTCGGGCTGAGCTCCTTCTGGGTGCAGATAAGGAACAGGATGCACGGTGAAGGCAAAACGGCCGAGGAGTACGTTAGGGAGCTTTTGGGGATTCCGGAAAACTACCGGGTGCTCTGCATAATCGGGATCGGCTATCCAGCTGAGAACAAGCCTCCGCACGGCGATGAGGTCTTTGAGTGGGAAAAAGTGAGCCGCAACAGGTTCGGGAAGCCCTGGAGGTAG
- a CDS encoding cytochrome c biogenesis protein: MRKALLFVLILAFTGGLVSAGTVRYGNLNFHDISSEAGLSELMAANDGKYFFIFYHSESCPACQYMKQSVFPTPTAYGALENLVLVSVDVYKGRPITTLRYRVYDPVIVIQPDNSGYYTPKKPGEEISVGVPGTPTMVIFKAENGSRILKGVAVGALSPEGLKAFVELALGDGSVDGTQATSSGQKEGTPSAENEASTNLSLAVLLPIFSAGIVSVFSPCVLPVIAGTLSLTFARRKVEAIIAGMVVSFALLGALVGSLGNYASQIQGALYLIGGLGFIAIGLSFISERVSTKMERLLSFSATDRVASKRGIAYDFALGSALGATWLGCIAPYVGFAVITAALSGDTLSGVIVMGTYGLGMGLTVYLLTASKDLGEWVNRKLLSNRLSLSGRGKARWEIVLGTILIVLGLLMLTELTPLKFWSGLFESLSGL; the protein is encoded by the coding sequence GTGCGGAAGGCGCTTTTGTTCGTTCTGATTCTCGCATTCACAGGGGGCCTCGTGAGTGCCGGCACGGTGAGGTACGGCAACCTGAACTTCCACGACATTTCAAGCGAGGCGGGGCTCAGCGAACTGATGGCCGCCAACGATGGAAAGTACTTCTTCATCTTCTACCACTCTGAAAGCTGTCCTGCCTGTCAGTACATGAAACAGAGCGTTTTCCCAACCCCAACAGCTTATGGGGCACTGGAAAACCTCGTCCTAGTCTCAGTGGATGTCTACAAAGGCCGCCCGATAACGACGCTCCGCTACAGAGTCTACGACCCGGTAATAGTCATCCAGCCGGACAACTCCGGCTACTACACCCCGAAAAAGCCAGGCGAGGAGATAAGCGTCGGCGTCCCCGGAACACCCACAATGGTCATATTCAAGGCAGAGAACGGCAGCAGGATCCTGAAAGGGGTAGCGGTTGGGGCACTTAGCCCAGAAGGTCTTAAGGCCTTCGTTGAGCTGGCTTTAGGAGATGGTTCGGTAGACGGAACGCAGGCTACCTCCAGCGGGCAAAAGGAGGGCACTCCCAGCGCGGAGAACGAAGCCAGCACGAACCTCAGCCTGGCGGTTCTCCTCCCGATATTCTCGGCCGGGATAGTCAGCGTCTTCTCCCCGTGCGTGCTCCCAGTCATAGCAGGCACCCTCTCACTCACCTTCGCGAGGAGGAAGGTCGAGGCGATAATAGCAGGAATGGTGGTTTCCTTTGCCCTCCTCGGGGCGCTCGTCGGAAGCCTCGGCAACTACGCGTCCCAGATACAGGGCGCGCTCTACCTCATCGGCGGCCTCGGCTTCATCGCCATAGGGCTGAGCTTCATCAGCGAGAGGGTAAGCACGAAGATGGAAAGGCTGCTGAGCTTCTCGGCCACGGACAGGGTAGCCTCAAAGAGGGGCATAGCCTACGACTTTGCCCTGGGTTCGGCACTCGGTGCAACGTGGCTCGGCTGCATTGCTCCCTACGTGGGCTTCGCGGTGATAACTGCCGCCCTGAGCGGGGACACGCTGAGCGGGGTCATCGTCATGGGCACCTATGGCCTCGGAATGGGTCTCACCGTTTACCTGCTGACCGCCTCGAAGGACCTCGGCGAGTGGGTGAACAGGAAGCTCCTCTCGAACAGGCTTTCGCTGAGCGGAAGGGGCAAAGCCAGATGGGAAATCGTCCTCGGGACGATACTAATCGTCCTGGGTCTGCTGATGCTGACCGAACTCACACCGCTCAAGTTCTGGAGCGGGCTCTTTGAATCACTCTCAGGGCTCTAA
- a CDS encoding DUF302 domain-containing protein, whose protein sequence is MFRYRRKLDMGLKEAEEKFRAKLEEKGYKVVLEFTPSDVVKAKLGIDMEPYRLLYVCNPKKFYEMIKVEYEIGSFAPCPVLIYQKDGETYIAINTADDIVDVIREPLEDVKAVIEEL, encoded by the coding sequence GTGTTCAGGTACAGGAGAAAGCTGGATATGGGCCTCAAGGAGGCCGAGGAGAAGTTTAGGGCAAAGCTTGAGGAGAAGGGCTACAAGGTTGTGCTTGAGTTCACGCCCAGCGACGTCGTCAAGGCCAAGCTCGGCATTGACATGGAGCCCTACAGACTCCTCTACGTCTGCAACCCAAAGAAGTTCTACGAGATGATCAAGGTCGAGTACGAGATAGGCTCCTTCGCCCCCTGCCCGGTGCTCATCTACCAGAAGGACGGGGAAACCTACATCGCCATAAACACAGCAGACGACATAGTGGATGTCATTAGGGAGCCGCTTGAGGACGTTAAGGCTGTCATTGAGGAGCTCTGA
- the msrB gene encoding peptide-methionine (R)-S-oxide reductase MsrB, whose translation MNVGHILHPDTTKKISFKIFFICFCFQLSVLDGSVQKVFEYWDSHEEGIYVDVVSGEPLFRSFDKFNSGTGWPSFTKPLEEWAMVEAEECEGFLCGREVRSRFAGSHLGHVFEEPTPTGRRYCINSVSLRFIPREGLRRYGYVAYEGLFK comes from the coding sequence ATCAATGTTGGACATATCCTCCACCCCGATACTACTAAAAAAATTTCATTTAAAATATTTTTCATATGTTTTTGTTTTCAACTGTCAGTTCTGGACGGTTCTGTTCAGAAAGTCTTCGAGTACTGGGACAGCCACGAAGAGGGCATTTACGTTGATGTCGTCTCGGGAGAACCGCTCTTCAGATCCTTCGATAAATTCAACTCGGGAACGGGATGGCCGAGCTTCACGAAGCCCCTTGAGGAGTGGGCGATGGTCGAGGCTGAGGAATGCGAGGGCTTCCTCTGTGGAAGGGAGGTTAGAAGCCGCTTCGCCGGCTCCCACCTCGGCCACGTCTTTGAAGAGCCAACCCCAACGGGAAGGCGCTACTGCATAAACTCGGTCTCGCTGAGGTTCATACCAAGGGAGGGGCTGAGAAGGTACGGCTACGTGGCCTACGAGGGGCTGTTCAAATAA
- a CDS encoding ferredoxin family protein, with the protein MSNIDAPVIGKDALGRPVKDLSVVPWWGVERKKIEWYPKINYDVCAGCGICFVTCGRRVFDWDTEEGKPIVARPYNCMVGCNTCAMICPCDAIEFPPREYLKKWVAKGRVTKKAFEIVSQITKKDHMSEEETTTTPEQGPPKKG; encoded by the coding sequence ATGTCCAACATTGATGCACCCGTTATCGGAAAGGACGCCCTTGGAAGGCCCGTTAAGGACCTCAGCGTTGTCCCCTGGTGGGGAGTTGAGAGGAAGAAAATAGAGTGGTACCCCAAAATCAACTACGATGTCTGCGCCGGCTGTGGAATCTGCTTCGTTACCTGCGGGAGGAGGGTCTTCGACTGGGACACCGAGGAGGGAAAACCTATAGTGGCGAGGCCATACAACTGCATGGTTGGCTGCAATACCTGCGCTATGATATGCCCCTGCGACGCCATAGAGTTCCCGCCGAGGGAGTACCTGAAGAAGTGGGTGGCAAAGGGCCGCGTCACGAAGAAGGCCTTTGAGATAGTGAGCCAGATCACCAAGAAGGACCACATGAGCGAGGAAGAGACAACGACAACGCCCGAGCAGGGTCCTCCAAAGAAAGGATGA
- a CDS encoding arsenate reductase ArsC — MGEKLVLFVCVKNSARSQMAEAFFNHFNDDPRFHAMSAGTESADEIDPLAREVMEEVGISLDGQRPKLYTEEMAEEAYLVITMGCLDKCPYAPPEKTWDWGLDDPYDHPIEKYREVRDKIRQRVLKLVDDLKSGKSREEIIGRKSLFRIE; from the coding sequence ATGGGGGAAAAGCTCGTACTATTTGTCTGCGTCAAGAACTCGGCGAGGAGCCAGATGGCGGAGGCCTTCTTCAACCACTTCAACGACGACCCGCGCTTCCATGCTATGAGCGCAGGGACGGAATCGGCTGACGAGATAGACCCGCTCGCAAGGGAGGTCATGGAGGAGGTTGGAATTTCCCTCGACGGACAGAGGCCGAAGCTATACACCGAGGAGATGGCGGAGGAGGCTTACCTTGTAATAACCATGGGTTGCCTCGACAAGTGCCCCTACGCTCCCCCCGAAAAAACGTGGGACTGGGGGCTCGACGACCCCTACGATCACCCCATTGAGAAGTACCGCGAGGTAAGGGATAAGATAAGGCAGCGCGTCCTGAAGCTCGTTGATGACTTGAAAAGCGGAAAGAGCAGGGAGGAGATAATAGGGCGAAAGAGCCTTTTCAGAATTGAATAG
- the arsB gene encoding ACR3 family arsenite efflux transporter, translated as MEEKKGLGLFEKYLSLWVLLCIIAGIAVGKFFPALPEALSKLTVANVNMPIAVLIWAMIYPMMVKVDFSAIRRVHKGQMLKGLTVTWVTNWLIKPFSMFLISSFFIGALFSAKLGLIEPSLAKEYIAGAILLGAAPCTAMVFVWSYLADGDPLYTLVQVATNDLIILFAFAPIVGFLMGLNEVPVPYDTLLLSVVLFVVIPLTAGYLSRRHILRTKGREWFEREFLPKLGTVSIIGLLLTLILLFSFQGKIILQNPLHIVLIAVPLTIQTYFIFTIAYGWSWLWKLPHKVAAPASFIGASNFFELAVAVAIALFGLKSGAALATVVGVLEEVPIMLSLVWIANRTKDLFTAEFEAGSAALALTEE; from the coding sequence ATGGAGGAGAAGAAAGGGCTGGGTCTGTTCGAAAAGTACCTCTCGCTGTGGGTTCTCCTCTGCATAATCGCGGGGATAGCGGTCGGGAAGTTCTTTCCAGCGCTCCCCGAGGCCCTCTCAAAGCTCACCGTTGCGAACGTCAACATGCCCATAGCGGTGCTGATATGGGCGATGATATACCCCATGATGGTCAAGGTGGACTTCTCCGCGATAAGGAGAGTGCACAAGGGCCAGATGCTCAAAGGCCTAACCGTCACGTGGGTCACCAACTGGCTGATAAAGCCCTTCAGCATGTTCCTCATAAGCTCGTTCTTCATAGGTGCGCTCTTCTCGGCGAAGCTCGGCCTCATCGAGCCCTCACTGGCAAAGGAGTACATAGCGGGCGCGATACTCCTCGGAGCCGCGCCGTGCACGGCAATGGTCTTCGTGTGGAGCTACCTGGCCGACGGAGACCCGCTCTACACGCTCGTGCAGGTCGCTACCAACGACCTCATAATACTCTTTGCCTTCGCCCCGATAGTGGGCTTCCTCATGGGGCTCAACGAGGTCCCCGTGCCCTATGACACGCTCCTCCTCTCGGTCGTACTCTTCGTGGTGATTCCACTCACCGCCGGCTATCTCTCCAGGAGGCACATTCTCAGGACTAAAGGACGGGAGTGGTTCGAGAGGGAGTTCCTCCCAAAGCTGGGCACCGTCTCAATCATCGGCCTTCTCCTCACTTTGATACTCCTCTTCTCCTTCCAGGGGAAGATAATCCTTCAGAACCCGCTCCACATAGTTCTCATAGCGGTCCCGCTGACGATACAGACCTACTTCATATTCACCATAGCCTATGGATGGTCGTGGCTCTGGAAGCTCCCGCATAAGGTCGCGGCTCCGGCATCCTTCATCGGTGCCAGCAACTTCTTCGAGTTAGCGGTGGCGGTGGCGATAGCCCTCTTCGGCCTCAAAAGCGGCGCGGCGTTGGCGACGGTCGTTGGAGTTCTGGAGGAAGTGCCTATAATGCTCAGCCTCGTCTGGATAGCCAACCGGACTAAAGACCTCTTCACAGCAGAGTTCGAAGCGGGGAGTGCCGCGCTGGCACTCACTGAGGAGTGA
- a CDS encoding SagB/ThcOx family dehydrogenase, with product MRVKLPAPRLRGEMSLEEAVNLRKSVRRYRDEPIALEQLSQILWAAYGINTWGKRTSPSAGARYPFEVYVAVSNVTGIKPGLYHYDGKSHTLELVCEGDISSPLARACLGQRHVKTAPANIVIVAHYERTTSRYGERGIRYVHIDAGHMGQNIYLQATALGLGTVAVGAFRDEEVKALLGVPGEPLYIFPVGIPVE from the coding sequence ATGAGGGTCAAACTTCCCGCGCCCAGGTTGAGGGGGGAGATGAGCCTTGAGGAGGCGGTGAATCTCAGGAAGAGCGTGAGGAGGTACAGGGACGAACCGATAGCCCTTGAACAGCTCTCCCAGATACTCTGGGCGGCCTATGGGATAAATACGTGGGGCAAAAGGACCTCTCCAAGTGCCGGCGCGCGCTACCCCTTCGAGGTCTATGTGGCGGTTTCTAACGTCACCGGCATCAAACCCGGCCTCTACCACTACGACGGGAAGAGCCACACCCTCGAACTGGTGTGCGAGGGGGACATTAGCAGCCCCCTAGCCAGGGCCTGCCTTGGCCAGAGGCACGTTAAGACGGCCCCTGCAAACATCGTTATAGTGGCCCACTACGAGAGGACGACGAGCAGGTACGGCGAGAGGGGAATACGCTACGTGCACATTGACGCCGGCCACATGGGACAGAACATCTATCTCCAAGCCACCGCACTCGGCCTCGGGACGGTGGCGGTCGGTGCCTTCAGGGACGAGGAGGTCAAGGCACTGCTAGGGGTGCCGGGCGAGCCGCTCTACATATTCCCCGTGGGAATTCCGGTGGAGTGA
- a CDS encoding 2-oxoacid:acceptor oxidoreductase subunit alpha — protein sequence MAEFKEDVSIVLGGAAGQGVQTVEGILTHALKESGYHVYANKEYMSRVRGGINTTEIRVSSRRVRAFVKRIDILVPFKQGVLTWVRDRLSENTVILGERENVEDEFLEKVNLVEVPLTKMATKVGSQLYLNTIAAGVIVGLFHGDFKAVEEYLRRRFGAKGENVVQKNLEAAKKGYELGVKLCEEGTIAVEVQKDESVKDEVLLTGTEVAGIGALAGGMNFLSFYPMSPSTGVSTFAAQHAEEFEIIVEQVEDEISAINMALGAWYAGARAMVSTSGGGFALMSEALSLAGMAENPVVIHLAQRPGPATGLPTRTMQGDLNLVLYAGHGDFPRIILAPGSLEEAFYLTAEAFNLADRYQVPVIILTDQYFVDTYYNLPAPDVGKVKFERHIVEAKPGYRRYELTEDGISPRAVPGYGEDVVVANGNEHDEWGDITEEAEMTRRMQEKRAIKKLKTVRRNAPLPKLVGEENAKYLVVAWGSTLHVIEEALDKLGRDDVALLHFSWVYPLNPKTKKFFEGKIVIAVENNITGQFADLLKKELGVEVHHRVLKHDGRPFSVEEVLDALKGVVE from the coding sequence ATGGCAGAGTTTAAGGAAGACGTTTCTATAGTGCTGGGTGGTGCCGCGGGCCAGGGCGTGCAGACCGTCGAGGGAATCCTCACCCACGCCCTTAAGGAGTCCGGCTACCACGTCTATGCAAACAAGGAGTACATGTCCCGCGTGCGTGGCGGAATAAACACCACTGAGATACGCGTTTCTTCCAGACGCGTCAGAGCATTTGTAAAGAGGATAGACATCCTCGTGCCCTTCAAGCAGGGAGTGCTCACCTGGGTCAGGGATAGGCTCTCGGAAAACACCGTCATCCTCGGAGAGAGGGAAAACGTTGAGGACGAGTTTTTGGAGAAAGTCAACCTCGTGGAGGTTCCCCTCACCAAAATGGCCACCAAGGTCGGGAGCCAGCTCTACCTTAACACGATAGCAGCGGGCGTGATAGTGGGCCTCTTCCACGGCGACTTCAAGGCCGTCGAGGAGTACCTGAGGAGGCGCTTTGGCGCGAAGGGCGAGAACGTTGTCCAGAAGAACCTCGAGGCGGCGAAGAAGGGCTACGAGCTGGGAGTTAAGCTCTGCGAGGAAGGGACAATAGCGGTGGAGGTGCAGAAGGACGAGAGCGTTAAGGACGAGGTTCTTCTCACCGGCACCGAGGTGGCGGGCATAGGTGCCCTGGCGGGGGGAATGAACTTCCTGTCCTTCTATCCAATGAGCCCGTCAACCGGCGTCTCGACCTTCGCGGCCCAGCATGCGGAGGAGTTTGAGATAATCGTCGAGCAGGTGGAGGACGAGATCTCCGCGATAAACATGGCCCTCGGAGCCTGGTACGCGGGAGCCAGGGCGATGGTGAGCACCTCAGGCGGAGGCTTTGCCCTCATGAGCGAAGCGCTGAGCTTGGCCGGAATGGCCGAGAACCCGGTGGTTATCCACCTCGCCCAGAGGCCCGGGCCTGCAACAGGCCTGCCGACGAGAACTATGCAGGGCGATTTGAACCTCGTGCTCTACGCCGGTCACGGCGACTTCCCGAGGATAATCCTCGCGCCGGGGAGCCTTGAGGAGGCCTTCTACCTGACGGCCGAGGCGTTCAACCTGGCCGACAGGTACCAGGTGCCCGTGATAATCCTCACCGACCAGTACTTCGTGGACACTTACTACAACCTCCCAGCCCCGGACGTGGGCAAAGTGAAGTTTGAGAGGCACATCGTCGAGGCGAAGCCCGGCTATCGGAGATACGAGCTGACCGAGGACGGAATCTCGCCGAGGGCAGTGCCGGGCTACGGTGAGGACGTTGTCGTCGCCAACGGAAACGAGCACGACGAGTGGGGCGACATAACGGAGGAGGCAGAGATGACGAGGAGGATGCAGGAGAAGAGGGCTATCAAAAAGCTCAAGACGGTAAGGAGGAACGCACCCCTGCCGAAGCTGGTCGGAGAGGAAAACGCAAAGTACCTCGTGGTTGCGTGGGGTTCGACGCTACACGTCATCGAGGAGGCTCTGGATAAGCTTGGGAGGGATGACGTGGCACTGCTCCACTTCAGCTGGGTCTATCCACTCAACCCGAAGACGAAGAAGTTCTTTGAGGGCAAAATAGTGATAGCTGTGGAGAACAACATAACCGGCCAGTTCGCAGACCTTCTCAAAAAGGAGCTCGGTGTTGAAGTCCACCACCGCGTTCTGAAGCACGACGGCAGGCCGTTCTCGGTGGAAGAAGTTCTTGATGCCCTGAAGGGGGTGGTAGAATGA